Within Cydia fagiglandana chromosome 10, ilCydFagi1.1, whole genome shotgun sequence, the genomic segment tgtagcaaatcgacgaaatcgcggagtgagccacgcctggtaaggTCCATTTATTAAAGAGaaagataaagatagtttattatttattattttttagtttattggCCGGAGGAAACGCTAAATCGGGAGTCATGGAGAatcaggggagaggcctttgcccagcagtgggacacacaaataggctaagaaaaaaaaatatttattacaatgcgcttactaacatcaaataaaatattaagtgAATAAGCCCACGAAAACGGCTTGTTTGACTGAAGAGGACGGGGTTAATTAACGCCAAATATAATCGAAATACTAAGGCGGGTAATGTTCGCCTCGGGTTTATAATTTGAGCCTCATCACTTATTTTTAAGACTCCATTACGTCTTGCAAGACTCGATTATTCTGCAGCTAGGGTGTTAAGGGCAGGCAGGGCCATGGGGCAAGTGCGCCTTCTCTAGAAATACACGTAGGGTTAACAGCAGTGCCCGACTATCGAGTCCACCATCGGGTAGGtacaatataaatacttacatacatttCGCGTTgtttaatgtaaaatttaataagTCTACCATGAGAATAGTGGAGGACCGCTACTCGTTTACAAACgtcctcattttcctccctGAATATGGACATTAGGGAAAATATcttttcataataaaattattgtatgtatgtgtgtctATAATGCGCCTTTTTAAAGGTTTCGTAGGATacctagaaacccttatagtttctcCATGTCTGTCCGAGGCTTCGCTTCGTGATCGGTattgctagaaagctgcaatttggcatggaaaCGCATTGCGAAAGAAAGGTaatataaaaactttaaaaaaaacaacggtttgcactccgggagtgccggcagaagtgaaaactcagtgacattaataacagcgccctctagTGCAAAATGtttgcagcactatgtataattgaggttaacgccatctagcgttatttcgtcgcgttacttgaaacccctaagcacatcactgttaGTACTCGAGTTTATGAAACTCCCTAGGTGGCAtgtaaatcaataaaaaaaattcaatgacattgtaacagtcaggttacgtgtccgtcttacggtcacgtgacatctgttacgagtttaacattttttccccatcacaaaaagtgcacagagCCGCTAAAGacgttttcacttcaaaaaatttttgattaagtcccgttgtacaatttaataataccTAATTATGCTAAACTGGTGCTGGTTAACCCTGTACATTGtgactatcggcgcgattcgaactttaagatatcgcgccgttagacattcactagatatgaaatagtaaagatatgtgacactccacggcaaaaggtaccttatggcagctggcgtttacgcttattattaacgccgctccaatattaagtcggggtaatggtacctttcgccgcggaacgtcacatatctttactatatcttatctagcgcatctctaattcatttcccgaatcgcgccgtaagtaatGATAGCGTTATGCGTTGAGCACAAAGGCCGGGCCGGCCGCTCCGACAGGCAGCAATGCCGTACATATTAAACGGATCACAGGTTGCGGTGAACCTGTGCACACGCCGCCTGTTACGTGGGACTACAGTAAGCACTAGCTTTTGGCATTTGCCGCCTATCCGCACTCGACATGCCCACTTAATGTCCTGCAGCTCGTTCGGATGTCTGTTATGACGGCTACACATTTCATTGGGGACATCCGCGTGATGATTGCAGTACGTCTGTTCTATAGTTAATGCGCATTTAACATTTCAATTTTGTTGATTGCGTGTGCTCATGTGCACTAGAACACATTTGTGCGAATGTTGTGAACTTATATTTAAGCATAATATATTGTAAGTATTAATAGTGATCTCGATTTCAATTGTAATTGCTTTTCAACCTTATTAAACCGGAAATAGGTGGATTTCTGTAATAAGAGTATTAAATATTAGGTGTATCATGCTACGCAAAAGtaccaaaatatttttattgatgtATATTGTAGAAATTACATGCAATTataattacattacattagatggacagacgaccttgttaaggccgccggaagacgctggatgcgggtcgcttccaaccggtacgaatggaggtccaagggggaggcctatgttcagcagtggacgtggctgagatgatgatgatgattgtagAAATTACACAATAACCAATAATATTAATAGTTTAACTACTTATTCACGTGATTTTTTCTATCGCGAGGCTATAAAACGAATTGGTAACAATGTTCTAAAATGGCCAAACGCAGTGAAAGAGCGAAACTAATTCTTTGAGTTTAGTTcttttagcgccacttgcactatcccactaaaccggtgttaaccggttaaaccgttaacctattGTCAAATTGTAGGTACTGGTAACCAAAGTAACTCTAAGTTTAACCGGTTGacaccgggttagtgaatggtgcaagtggcctttAGTCTCCcaaatacaaaacaaaaaaaaataacgggttgcactccgagagtgtcgacagaagtgaaaactcaataattagtccaaaatgtctgcagcactatgtataattgacctccatcctcctttctattgtaaactttagttccgaaattgctgctcagtgagcttgtttaaaattcgaaattcaaatttttagCGTTatagttaattgtttaaaattcgaatagacctcgcatctaaatatatttgatcatgatattttgagttttattcaccggtactagagttcacttttatttgcgatttaatcaagatgtagctttattgaattatatttgagtgatataaagttagaatgtaacagTGAGATCCTCATATTTCCACCCGTACCAGATTTTTAAATGCCGTTTAAATGAGTGGCCATCCAAAagttacggtcacgtgatcgccttacgctgtctcgagtttatcattttttccccacctcaataagtgcccagcgccgctaaagaagatttcacttcaaaaaaaaaaatatctcacGAGATGAACATCCCACGATAAAGACGTGCCTTTGAGCGTGTTTAACGTTATGCTCGCTTCTTTGTGGCTAAATAcagctatatattttttttttagacaCGTCGACTCTATGTACTATGACCGATGGTTTTGTATAATATTAAACCGTTGTTATTATCAGCAACGTCACTAAAATAAATTCTAAACTTACCAATTTGGGGTACATCATAAGGTCGACTGGACCGCGAAGCTCGTAGCATCATCTGATTCGCGATCTCCGAAGGGAGGCGTGGGGCACGTTTAGACCAGGCTCGGTTGCGTCTTCGTTCTTTGTGGAGAGCACCAGCGGGTAGAGACGGTGGGACCTGGTGCGCCGGCGCTGACACAGGCGCGGGCGCTAGCGCCGCTGACTCAGGCTCGGGGTCGAAGAGGTCGTGCAGGGGCCGCGCGTGCGCTAGCTCGCGGTCGCGCGCTCCGCGCCACTCCGCTGCGTAGCGGCGCGGCGCAGTTTCGGCCGCCGAGCGCAGCGTCAGCGCCGCCAAGACCATGCAGTACACCCGCATGCTGTCACCCACCTCCCACCACTCGCGCGTACTAAGTACACAATCTACGCACACCCCGTGGGCGCACGCCCGACCACATTATAGACTTTTATCGCAGGTCGGGCCCGGATATGCTACTGTCTGATTCCCTCAACGACTTGTAATTAGCGTAGGCAGACCTGAAACAACACCAAAAGTTCTATAAGATTTTGATGTTAtgctaataataaattattatccgtgctcgtcgacgtcaccatcccccatgatgagaatctcgtgaaggccgagaaggacaagtcctgcaagtacctagacttaactcatgagattaccgccatgtgggatgttgacttgacgatcattgttccgatagtcgtgtcagcgaacggtttcatagcgaagagtctcgaccaacacctagagagactctcgctgggtggctggatcaagggtcagatgcagaaggcggtaattttggacacggcgcgtatagtacgtcagttcctcactctgcggccctgaccaccaggcggcaccctaggttaggttttttataatgtgtttatatgtatttttaattgttttgtaagtgttttaaaaacaatgatgaataaagagaatTATTATTGTAGGTATGCTTTTGGCACATGTTTTCGAAACATACTGTTCtatatgataaaataaataaatattttgggacaATCTTACAGAAATTGACCTAGTTTCAAAGTAacctcaataaggcttgtggaAAAAATAACGCCGAAAAGTACCGATGATTTTTCGTTTCCAGAAAGTTGGTACTATATTTAATCATTACAATAAATAACGCATTATTGTGGAAACAGAAACCGCAGGCCTAACGTTAGACATCACCTGGCAGTAGTTTCTCCCAACAGATTCGTCTGGAAATGTCATATttgaattaaatacataattcccCTTAACCAAACCCCGAAGTCAACAACTTGCATCCTTCTGGGCCTACATTCTCTGACTTCCACTGATGAAAAGCTGCCAGACGCCTCGCCTGTATCCTGTAATAAGGATAGTACAGCAAACTTAATTGCCAAGTCTCGTTGCTCTCATTAACCATTTTCCGAGGGTAACTTTTCGTCTGTAA encodes:
- the LOC134667969 gene encoding uncharacterized protein LOC134667969; the protein is MRVYCMVLAALTLRSAAETAPRRYAAEWRGARDRELAHARPLHDLFDPEPESAALAPAPVSAPAHQVPPSLPAGALHKERRRNRAWSKRAPRLPSEIANQMMLRASRSSRPYDVPQIECPPAADGMERFACPTPDRQGRYRCIDDHVLCDGFIDCPNGEDEDRQACMFYKTTKAHLDVLADALLRWARGR